One window of the Macaca thibetana thibetana isolate TM-01 chromosome 1, ASM2454274v1, whole genome shotgun sequence genome contains the following:
- the CDC20 gene encoding cell division cycle protein 20 homolog has product MAQFAFESDLHSLLQLDAPIPNAPPARWQRKAKEASGPAPSPMRAANRSHSAGRTPGRTPGKSSSKVQTTPSKPGGDRYIPHRSAAQMEVASFLLSKENQPENSQTPTKKEHQKAWALNLNGFDVEEAKILRLSGKPQNAPEGYQNRLKVLYSQKATPGSSRKTCRYIPSLPDRILDAPEIRNDYYLNLVDWSSGNVLAVALDNSVYLWSASSGDILQLLQMEQPGEYVSSVAWIKEGNYLAVGTSSAEVQLWDVQQQKRLRNMTSHSARVGSLSWNSYILSSGSRSGHIHHHDVRVAEHHVATLSGHSQEVCGLRWAPDGRHLASGGNDNLVNVWPSAPGEGGWVPLQTFTQHQGAVKAVAWCPWQSNVLATGGGTSDRHIRIWNVCSGACLSAVDAHSQVCSILWSPHYKELISGHGFAQNQLVIWKYPTMAKVAELKGHTSRVLSLTMSPDGATVASAAADETLRLWRCFELDPARRREREKASAAKSSLIHQGIR; this is encoded by the exons ATGGCACAATTCGCGTTCGAGAGTGACCTGCACTCGCTGCTTCAGCTGGATGCACCCATCCCCAATGCACCCCCTGCGCGCTGGCAGCGCAAAGCCAAGGAAGCCTCAGGCCCGGCCCCCTCACCCATGCGGGCCGCCAACCGATCCCACAGCGCCGGCAGAACTCCGGGCCGAACTCCTG GCAAATCCAGTTCCAAGGTTCAGACCACTCCTAGCAAACCTGGCGGTGACCGCTATATCCCCCATCGCAGTGCTGCCCAGATGGAGGTGGCCAGCTTCCTCCTGAGCAAGGAGAACCAGCCTGAAAACAGCCAGACGCCCACCAAGAAG GAACATCAGAAAGCCTGGGCTTTGAACCTGAACGGTTTTGATGTAGAGGAAGCCAAGATCCTTAGGCTCAGTGGAAAACCACAAAATGCGCCAGAGG GTTACCAGAACAGACTGAAAGTACTCTACAGCCAAAAGGCCACTCCTGGCTCCAGCCGGAAGACCTGCCGTTACATTCCTTCCCTGCCAGACCGCATCCTGGATGCCCCTGAAATTCGAAATGACTACT ACCTGAACCTTGTGGATTGGAGCTCTGGGAATGTACTGGCCGTGGCACTGGACAACAGTGTGTACCTGTGGAGCGCAAGCTCTGGTGACATCCTGCAGCTTTTGCAAATGGAGCAGCCTGGGGAATATGTATCCTCTGTGGCCTGGATCAAAGAGGGCAACTACTTGGCTGTGGGCACCAGCAGTGCTGAGGTGCAG CTATGGGATGTGCAGCAGCAGAAACGGCTTCGAAATATGACCAGTCACTCTGCCCGAGTGGGCTCCCTAAGCTGGAACAGCTATATCCTCTCCAG tGGTTCACGTTCTGGCCACATCCACCACCATGATGTTCGGGTAGCAGAACACCATGTGGCTACACTGAGTGGCCACAGCCAGGAAGTGTGTGGGCTGCGCTGGGCCCCAGATGGACGACATTTGGCCAGTGGTGGCAATGATAACTTGGTCAACGTGTGGCCTAGCGCTCCTGGAGAGGGTGGCTGGGTTCCTTTGCAGACATTCACCCAGCATCAAGGGGCTGTCAAG GCCGTAGCATGGTGTCCCTGGCAGTCCAATGTCCTGGCAACAGGAGGGGGCACCAGTGATCGACACATTCGCATCTGGAACGTGTGCTCTGGGGCCTGTCTGAGTGCTGTGGATGCCCATTCCCAG GTGTGCTCCATCCTCTGGTCTCCCCACTACAAGGAGCTCATCTCAGGCCATGGCTTTGCACAGAACCAGCTGGTTATTTGGAAGTACCCAACCATGGCCAAGGTGGCTGAACTCAAAG GTCACACATCCCGGGTCCTGAGTCTGACCATGAGCCCAGATGGGGCCACAGTGGCATCCGCAGCAGCAGATGAAACCCTGAGGTTATGGCGCTGCTTTGAATTGGACCCTGCGCGGCGGCGGGAGCGGGAGAAGGCCAGTGCAGCCAAAAGCAGCCTCATCCACCAAGGCATCCGCTGA
- the ELOVL1 gene encoding elongation of very long chain fatty acids protein 1 — protein sequence MEAVMNLYQEMMKHADPRIQGYPLMGSPLLMTSILLTYVYFVLSLGPRIMANRKPFQLRGFMIVYNFSLVAFSLYIVYEFLMSGWLSTYTWRCDPVDYSNSPEALRMVRVAWLFLFSKFIELMDTVIFILRKKDGQVTFLHVFHHSVLPWSWWWGVKIAPGGMGSFHAMINSSVHVIMYLYYGLSAIGPVAQPYLWWKKHMTAIQLIQFVLVSLHISQYYFMSSCNYQHPVIIHLIWMYGTIFFMLFSNFWYHSYTKGKRLPRALQQNGAPGIAKVKAN from the exons ATGGAGGCTGTTATGAACTTGTACCAAGAGATGATGAAGCACGCAG ATCCCCGGATCCAGGGCTACCCTCTGATGGGGTCCCCCTTGCTAATGACCTCCATCCTCCTGACCTACGTGTACTTCGTTCTGTCACTTGGGCCTCGCATCATGGCTAATCGAAAGCCCTTCCAGCTCCGTGGCTTCATGATTGTCTACAACTTCTCACTAGTGGCATTCTCCCTCTACATTGTTTATGAG TTCCTGATGTCAGGCTGGCTGAGCACCTATACCTGGCGCTGTGACCCTGTGGACTATTCCAACAGCCCTGAGGCACTTAGG ATGGTTCGGGTGGCCTggctcttcctcttctccaagTTCATTGAGCTGATGGACACA GTGATCTTTATTCTCCGAAAGAAAGATGGGCAGGTGACCTTCCTACATGTCTTCCATCACTCTGTGCTTCCCTGGAGCTGGTGGTGGGGGGTAAAGATTGCCCCGG GAGGAATGGGCTCTTTCCATGCCATGATAAACTCTTCTGTGCATGTCATAATGTACCTGTACTACGGATTGTCTGCCATTGGCCCTGTGGCTCAACCCTACCTTTGGTGGAAAAAGCACATGACAGCCATTCAGCTG ATCCAATTTGTCCTGGTCTCACTGCACATCTCCCAGTACTACTTTATGTCCAGCTGTAACTACCAGCACCCAGTCATTATTCACCTCATCTGGATGTATGGCACCATCTTCTTCATGCTGTTCTCCAACTTCTGGTACCACTCTTATACCAAGGGCAAGCGGCTGCCCCGTGCACTTCAGCAAAATGGAGCTCCAGGTATTGCCAAGGTCAAGGCCAACTGA